Below is a genomic region from Gemmatimonadota bacterium.
ATCGATAGGTACAGGTTGCTCAGTGGAACGCGCTGGGGCTTTGCTTCTGGGAATACCATGTGCTGCCCGTGTTTGAATCCGCCACCCGCGAGCAATATTGGCAGGTTTTTGTTGGAGTGCGAACTGCCGTTGCCCATGCCGCTGCCGGATAATACCATGGTGTGATCAAACAGGGTTCCCCCGGCGGGGTCTTCAATCGCTTTGAGTTTGTCGAAGAACAGGCCCAGGTGTTTCATCTGATATTTTTCTATTATTGTCAGGCCTTCCATGAGTTCGGGCAATTTGCCGTGGTGCGAGTACTTGTGGTAATTCGTGTTCAAGCCCAGGTCCGTGGTTTTGATCCCCTGGCCCACTTCCAGGGTTGCTACCCGCGTGGAGTCGGTTTGCAGTGATAGGGCAATGAGGTCGTACATCAAGGGCAGGGTTTCGACAAAGGGTCCATTTTCCGGCATTTCCATATTGACCTGGGGTTTGGGTTTGTCCAGCCACGCTTTGGACATGCCCAGCTTTTTCTCGACTGTGCGCACAGAGGTCAGATATTCTTCCAGTTTTTCCCGATCTCTTTGGCCCAGTTTGCGCTCAAAGGATCGCGCTTCGCCCATTACGGCGTCTAAGATGCTGCCGTGCTGCTCGAGTGCGATTGCACGCTGTTCTTTTTCTTGTGCGGTGGTATCTACAAAGAGTGCTTGGAATACTTTTTGGGGATTGTTAATTGGGGGTACCCGCACGCCCGTGCGCGTCCAGACCATTTCGCAGTGGCCATTGATGCTTACATTTAAGGAGGGAAACCGCGTGTTGACGCCCACGAATTCCGCGGCTTTTTGATCGATGCTGATGTTGCCTTCGGGCATCATTTTGGCGTCTTTGATGCGGATGCCGCTCAAGAATGTATGCGCGGTGCGGT
It encodes:
- a CDS encoding DUF1552 domain-containing protein produces the protein MKSLNRRTFLRNAGVCLALPFLDAMIPVGRAASQAFALAREQAAKRLVCIGNPFGMIPERFFPTGSGANYALPSLLQSLSAHQQNFTIFSNLDHGVTGGHRTAHTFLSGIRIKDAKMMPEGNISIDQKAAEFVGVNTRFPSLNVSINGHCEMVWTRTGVRVPPINNPQKVFQALFVDTTAQEKEQRAIALEQHGSILDAVMGEARSFERKLGQRDREKLEEYLTSVRTVEKKLGMSKAWLDKPKPQVNMEMPENGPFVETLPLMYDLIALSLQTDSTRVATLEVGQGIKTTDLGLNTNYHKYSHHGKLPELMEGLTIIEKYQMKHLGLFFDKLKAIEDPAGGTLFDHTMVLSGSGMGNGSSHSNKNLPILLAGGGFKHGQHMVFPEAKPQRVPLSNLYLSMLQNFGLEIDHFGQSTGTLKGFE